The Manihot esculenta cultivar AM560-2 chromosome 8, M.esculenta_v8, whole genome shotgun sequence genomic interval AGGACCAAGAGAGCAAGTAAACCCTCAATAGGGGGAAATGATAAGATCCTAGAATGTGAGGGGCCTCAATGACCCTAGGAAGCAGTTATAGGTGCACACTCtgattattagaaaaaattagtTATTGTTGAATTAATTAAGACAAGGTGATATAAGAGAAATGTTAGAAGGTACAAGATAGTCTACAGTTGCATGGATGGAATTTTGTTGATAATTATCAATTTGCAAATAATGGAAGAATTTGTGTTGCTTATAATGCCCAGCAAATCCAAATACAAGTTATGTTAAAGACTGAGTAGTTTATCCATTGTATGGTTCTGAATTTTGTTGGACAGTTGTTTATAGTTGTGGGAATCCATTCATAATATTGCAAATAGTACAAGTACACCTTGGATTATTCAATGTGATTTTAATGCAGTCTTAAATGTACAGGAAGCTGTAGAAGGGAATGTAACTGATGGTGAGTCTAACTAGGATTTTGCTGATTGTGTGGTTGTGGTTACCTTGTTAGAGTTGAGGTCTAAGGATTGTTTTTTCACTTGGACTAACAACAAAGATCAAGAGAGTAGAATTTCGAGGAAACTAGATAGATGTCTAGTGAATTTGACCTGGTCAGAGAAGTATGCTCTTTTAGAGTTTGAAGCTCTACCTCCTGGTCTTTCTGATCATTCTCCTTTGATTGTGAGTATGAGAAAGGATATGAAAATTAGAAATGTACCGTTTAGATTTTTAATATGTGGGCATCACATCCTGAATTTTTTAGATAGTACAAAGATCATGGCATTTCGAAGtaagtggatctgcaatgttcAAATTATGGAGTAAGTTGAAGGATCTTAAACAGAACTTGAGGAAGCCAAATAAGAGAGAATTTTTTGATATATTTGAAAGAGTATGTAAGTATATACAGATGTTGGAAAGAGTACAAACGAGGCTGCAGGAGGATCCTCTTAATCAGATTGTACTAGATGAGGAAAGAGCTATTGTTAATCAGTTTTGGAGGCTTCTTAGGCAGGAAGAGGATTTCTATAAACAACATTCAAGAGCTTATTGGATTAGGATTAGTAACTCAAATACTAAGTACTTCCACAACTTTGTGAAAATTAGAAATGTAAGAACTAAAATTATGAGCTTAAAGTTGCATGATGGGGAAAATTTTGACCAAGGCAAAATAAATGCGGCAATAGTTGAGTTTTACAAGACTTTGATTGGGTCTAATGAATTCAGTAGGCAACATGCTTGTACAGAGATAATAAAAAGTAGAGTGATTGTGAGTGAGGAGGAGGCGGATGAGTTATGCTCTATTGTcacaaataaagaaattaaagctACAATATGGTGTATAAGGGTGTGATAAAGCTCCAAAAATGGATGAATTCAATAGTTTCTTCTTTAATAAGGTATGGAAAATCCTAGGAGCAGATGTTATAAGGGCAATGAAAGAGTTCTTTGAAACTAGTAGGCTTCTGAAGCAATTCAACTCTACTACCTTAACAGTTGTTCCTAAGACCTAGAGCCCTGCTGGCTTGGCAGATTTCAGACCTATATCGTGTTATACTATTATCTATAAGGTTCATAACAAAGACCATTTCAACTAGGTTAGGGAATGTTCTTAGCAGAGTAATCAACTTGCCTCAGTCTGCTTTTATACTAGGATAAAAAATTGTTGAAAATATGTTGCTAACTCATAAACTAGTTAGGAATTACCGTAGAGGATATAAGGTTCCTGTTGTGCCATGAAGGTAGATTTGAGGAAAGCCTATGACAAACTCCAGTGGGACTTTATTAAGAAAATGTTGTTAGGGTTATACTTTCCAAATAAGTTTTGTGGGATGggttatgtaacagcccgcttaccggaccatcaccggcactaggatccagatcggcttaaggccgccgggacccgtagtaagcctactgtcaactctgtgtacctgataaatcccatacatgatcatatttaagcttaaaactgttacttactcttttattttttctttgcttttctaacttttcttttcttgaaacctttctcatcaactaagcctggactatgcatgctctgtctgtatgcactcaaagagtgatacctgctatggtaccatacagtaactacagagatagaaagactaccatgcaccaagcctagcgcatcacattatctcataaacataaaaggatcatgtacaaagggataacaagcactagggccaagcacaattctataacttaCTATGACATCatgtctatacattacataaactctgtactgtacatcattatcatgtccactattctatactattacatatgccttttacccttgctatctctttctctttctcttctctgaggccctgaaaaatggggttagggagagggatgagctgctaaagcccagtgagcggaatctataaaaaattcacatttaaaacatgctatcatatgatgcgatcactgcacaaacatttcacagctcggattggacatgatcccaaaactccctctgtcagtgcccggcccccaaaggagctcacacaggtcttgcactaactactcatggtgcccgaccctataagggctctcacaggactcatccaaggtaaatgcccggccccaaaggagctcacacaggacgtacactaatgacagacttatgggctattgagatcgcctcggtccaatccacatatacaagtaataatgcaatgcagcaacttagtgaatactaatgcaaagcatcctacataaacatggcattaatgatgcatgaatcatgctaaaacagttcttcactttttaaaataaagttctgttccactcacctctgtcaactgctgagcagtctctgtaactctaactctgtgggcctccttggtctctcgggtccgtacctacacaggtggactcaaatgaggaccaaacttacttaaacataactcttactatctccccaaaacccctctaaaacatcataggtatGCATggaaaatgggcaaaagaaggctggacagagcaccttcggcggctggttcggcggccgaaacctccctccagagacgaaactcatgcatgttcggcggcaccttcggcggccgaaagtctcatccagagacgaaactcatgcactttcggcggccgaactccctctttcggcggccgaaagcccctttctcacccaaaagcctagctttcgggggcaaggtttggcagccgaaactgcctccacaaggggttcggcggccgaaccttgcttcggcggccgaacctggattctccagaaaggcagaatccgagcacaactcatgctctcagcctccaaaatcctatcaaacacccagaacatgcataccaacacttctcaactaacatataacataactcatgcatatagaggcctaaaacctagttcaagccccaaaaacaacaacaaaactcatatgagcaacatatgctcaaactcatgtttATACCCCCAATCATACCATAACTCACTAAAACTTCTtaacacttactttaaacataaggggaggtgaggatccatgcttacctcttgaagaactagaggattgatgatccaagcttggagataggagaaaactcaatcaaactctccaagagCTCAACTTTACTTCcgtttgctcaaatctctaaaccaaagctcaaatcaagttaaaacatgcaagatttgaggaaaacatgagaaagcacaccaaggagagcttgaacctacctttgacccaaaaacagagtgtttaacactccagtctcgggcaaaggggcttttgtagtggccaaccgactcttccttcggcggcctaacgtgcatgcgaaaccatgccactttcggcggccgaacttcaccttcggcggccgaacctggcttttgtccccttggccttttcatttcaaaactcaattttcttaactcaaaacatgcaaacatgataaaacacttaaaaacatcttaaaaacctttcttatacccttagggcaagctccgacatcctcgaatcccgacttccaacggaaaatccgccggaacgtaggaattccgataccggggtctagccgggtattacaggttatGAAGTGCATTAGAACCCCATGAATTTCAGTGATGGTGAATGGGGGTTGTGAAGGTTTCTTTCTTGGGAAGAGAGGCTTAAACAGGGGGATCCTATGTCCCCTCTAATCTTTGCCATAGTCATGGAATATTTGTCTAGAGCCCTTATAGTTAATTTGCCAGCCAGCTTTAAGTTTCATAAAGGGTGCAAGAAGGTGAAAGTAAATCATTTGTGCTTTGCAGATTACCTATTTTTGTTTAGTCATGGGGACTTTGAGCCTGTGAAGAGTCTGAGGGATGCAGTAAAACACTTTGAGCCTGTTTTTGGCTTACAAGTTAATGACTCCAAAAGCTCTATGTACTTTGCAAGAGTTTCGATTCAAGTGAAGAGGCAAATTTTGCAAACCTTGAACTTCAGGGAAGGTATATTGCCTATTACCTATTTAGGAATCCCTTTGGTATCAACTATTATTTACAAGAGGCAGTGTATGCCTTTGATTGATAAAATAACTGCTAGGGTGAATAATTGGGTAGTTAAGCATCTTTCTTATGTTGGCAAAATACAACTTATTAATTATGTGTTAAGAAGCTTATATGTGTGTGATGGTGCAGTGTTTTCATTATTCCTAAAGCTATTATTCAAGAAATCGACAAGAGATGTAGAAGATTCTTATTGAATGGGGCTTTAGAAAGGGATAAAAAAGGAGTAGTATCCTTGGAGTCTATATATAGGCCAAAAAGGAAGGAGGATTAGTGGTAAAAGAGAGCGGGACTCGGAATGTTGCATCTATTAGGAAACAAATATGGGAATCATTAATTTCGAAGTCAGCTTTATGGGTGAAGTAGGCAATGAAACTTAAACTAAAGCAATTGAGTTATTAGGGATAACTAAGCCAATGGAAGCAAACTAGGCTTGGAGGCACCTGGTAGGCATGAGAGGTATGTTTAAAAGTTATTATTTGTATAAGTTAGGGAAGGGTGAGTTCTCATTTTGGTTGATTCCTAGATAGATGGTTATAACATTGTTTATAGATTCATGTCCATCAAAATTGAGGACATTAATATCTCTCATAAGGCAAAGGTGAATGAATTGTGGAGAGTTGGGCAGTGGAGATTACCTGATTGTAATGACCCAGGCCGCTACCAGTGCTAGGGTTCTGATCGACCTAAGGTTGCCGGAACCTAtagtaagcctactatacatcctgttacacCTGATATAATTCTATACATAATCACATgagcaacaaaaataaaatcattgcaTGAAGCAaaactcgacctgtgcatgtatcataattgaaaatataaaacccataccagagccctcatcaaatgctccagtatggctAACATTACATGCTTCAAGCTCGATTCAAACATAACTTATACTTAAAAACTTTTATGTAAAAGGATCATAAAGTAGAGATTACAAGAAAGAACccgggcaaagcacaattctaatctacaaattaatacatgtccacagctatgctattaTAACAAACTATACTGGCAACTCAGCCGACTTTCTGggctaactctgatcctgcaaatctagggttagggaaaaggggatAAGCTACAAAAGCCTATTGAgtagaacaaaaaaaaatagttcaataaaatatatgatcgtatgaatgcgtcacaacacaaacaattcacatcaagatggacttgtcaccagtaaccctctacagatTCCAATAGTGTTCGGCCCACGACGggtgctcctcaagacttcctcttaaacataacataacataacatatctatagtaccaggggcgtagaatgggtctcgacctggactttctcttacatattgccaggggcgtagaatgggtctcgacctggactttctcttacatattgccaggggcgtagaatgggtctcgacttgGACTTTCTCTTGCATAttaccagggacgtagaatgggtctcgacctgaacTTCCGTACCCATCATAATATAatatactcgagggctagtgggtcatccaacatccgtccacaataacaataaattatgcaatacatcatattcgtaaattctaacgcaaaacaaccaaattacaTATGCATgacatttgtgatgcatgaacatgcttaaaaagtttgatttctttaaataatgattcagtttagttctgC includes:
- the LOC110621443 gene encoding uncharacterized protein LOC110621443, producing MKCKGYNWFGYTLKDCKGKQEMQIWQVKKNVEGEGGRDMGKNDAGGSGHMECKSKGKGKIGTKDNNMEGWDANGMLKEKNIIRVIVDGKRTKRAILNVQEAVEGNVTDELRSKDCFFTWTNNKDQESRISRKLDRCLVNLTWSEKYALLEFEALPPGLSDHSPLIIVQRSWHFEVSGSAMFKLWSKLKDLKQNLRKPNKREFFDIFERVCKYIQMLERVQTRLQEDPLNQIVLDEERAIVNQFWRLLRQEEDFYKQHSRAYWIRISNSNTKYFHNFVKIRNVRTKIMSLKLHDGENFDQGKINAAIVEFYKTLIGSNEFSRQHACTEIIKSRVIVSEEEADELCSIVTNKEIKATIWCIRV